The genomic region CCTTTGCTTTTAACAACACTGCACATAATTCATATTGAGCAGTTTCTGACAGTGTTGTCTCGTTTTGTCACTCAGTTCTAAACTACGTTGTGCAGAGCCAAGGTCACCCGATTTAATTTTGTCATCTCTAACTGGCtagcctttttgtttgtttaaatatttgacataTTCCAAGGCCGTCTGAAAGTCTTTCCCATGAGTCATTGCCCAAAATACCAATGCTCAACAAGAATGAAACTAGTGGTCTTAAATGGGTGAACGAGAGGAACACAAATGTTTCTCAACCTCTGGGAGTTGGTgaattttttattcattttttattcttgaCTGCCCCCCTTCTATGGCTATGCAGCACATAACATACATAGCTTTCATTGTTTACACACTGTAAATCTATTGTCAAGCTTCTTCATAGTTTACATATGAATGAATCGTCCCCATCGTGCTTACCTGGCGAGAAGATATCCGGGTTGAAGCGAATGTCAAAAGATGTGTTGCTGATGGAGCCGACTGCCTTGCAGGCATTGAGGACGACCTCGCGGCTTTTGGGATCTGTTTATGATGACGATCACAGACGAGGAAAATGCAGAAACGTTAAAAGTAATGGCAAAAGACACATCATGTCAACATATCTATAAAACCATGTCCACATTAAGTCAGAGTCCACTGAAAACCAGAGCTGAAGATGAAGCCAATTTTCAGACACCTCCAAATCCCTGTGTCATCACTTATCTTActgtatttattgatttatttaacagagaCACATTGATACACACTGTTGTGAATGTGTCAGAGTTAATCAGCCAATACATCTGATGACACAATACAGATTACAGTATCATTGATCCtgtaattcagtttatttttccagATCTCTTTGATCATAAAATATTGATGAGCTTAACTGTAGACATGGCCTTAGTCCAgtacaccaccaccaccaccttcaCAGCTGTCGAACACTACAGATTAGGTTTGACAAGCAGATTACTGTTTGATTTTGAATCAATGGAGCATCACACAAATCATTCAACACAGAGATTATTTCTGCATCCCAGAGCACACGGGCATTAACGGACACAGCAACTGATTATTCAGATTATCGGGGCAAATGTCACAGCAAGGGCACCACAGGCTGGGACAGTGGGAGACGGGCAGATTGGGGGTCAACACTCTTCCCAACTGCAGGCTGAGGACTGAGCAGGGACAGCTAGCCTGGTGGACTGAAGACACTACAGCCCAGTGCTATATATTCTAATGCTCTAATGctaaggacacacacacacacacacacaaataaatgcaacttCTCTAAAACAGAGTCTAGGTTAAATACGACTTTTCTATGCATTTATCCACCAGAGTAGCTCTCCCTGCGTCGTCCTCGCCTTGCGATTTGGGGTATTTGTTTTCGACATACCAATACAAGATCCGTCCTCGCCAACTAAGGTCTCCGCCAGCTCTTTGGCCTGAGCTAATCCCGGAATACTTTCCTCAAGCTCCTTACCCTCCAGTGGGTTCTTGCATTCTCCGTTCTGGGTGGTTGTTAGGTCGAGAGGCCCGTTTGTGGCGGGCTTCGCAGAGTTTTCTTCACCCTCTTTCACTGCCTCTGAATCAGCAGAGGTGTTGCTGTCTGTCTGGTTTGTGCTGTCTACGGAGACCTCTGTTACACTGGGAGGATCTGATGGAGCCGTCTGTGTCTGGGTGGTGTCAGCGTTGCTTTCTGAGGGTGTGTCAGAGGTTTCTGTGATGGCGGGTGTGTCAGTCTTAGTGTCCTTGTTTGCCTTTTGTTGCATGAGCTGCAAAGCCGCCATCTTCATGAAGAGAAGATATCTGGAGGACGGACAGAATTAAAAGTTAGACACGAGCAGAAAACTCTCCTGATGATGAAATccgaggcagacagacacatacCTGTGCTCCACGAAGGCCTCGATTAGCTCTTGGCGTAAACAAGCCAGGCGGTGGCGGTGCTGGCGGGGGAAGCCTTGGCGCTGACTCTCTGGAGGCAGCTCCTCTCCGTCCACAGGCAGGAAGTTGAGGTCAGGAGGGAAAGTGCGGAGAAGGTCCAGAATATAGTGGCGGCCGTCGTTTCCGATGATGCCCTTACACTCGACTGAGGAGCACAGCTCCACCTTGTCGTCCTTCTCGTTAAGCACGTTGTGTCTCTGGACCTGGAGGGAACATTAAGACACAAGtgttgattcttttttttaaattaaaataggTTGGAGGTGGAGCAATTGTGTAAAACTTCTAAACATTTGTTCGCTTATTCACATCGTTTTAAATCAGGAAGTGGTGTGAGTGGGATCAATTCTTCATTGGTTTTGGTGTTCTCACGGGATTTATTGACTTATAAGTAAAGACAAAAGGTTTGGACTGTGAAATAACTGGTTGTTAAATAGTCCGTCAAATGGATACAAAAGCTTTGTTACTGACCTTGAGTGGCCTGCTGGttttctccagcagctccaggtaTTTGCTGTGCGACACAACCGTCTTCCCGAAGTCGATGGAGCCGTAGATGACGCTCTGCTCCTGCTCACGCTCCAGAATACCAGGGATGATGGACTGGGCGGTGACACGATAGCCTCTGTAGTCAACCACGACCGTCCCCAGAGTGTACAGTCCCTCCACATCCACCGCCCCGTAAGCCCGCACACCGTTCAAGTCATTGGTGGGCGCGGCGTGGGCGGCGGCATCTCCGCCCAGCTCACGATAGTGGTCCCGTACATCGAAACCCAGGCTGAAGAAGATGTTGTTCCAGATGAACATCTGCATGCGCGTTTCCTCACCGGGGTTGATGGCCATCACGTTACCGTCGATAACTGCCATGGCGCCTCGGGTGGCAGCTGCTGCGAAGTCACTGTGgacctgcaggaggaagaaTTAGTCGGTGCCACCTGGCCCACGATGTTGAATGTGTAAAGACAGATTATGTGCTTGAAGGCTGATCTAACAAAAGTACCTTGAATATGGCTCTCTCCCTCAGCAGGCGTTCAGGCAGGTTCTTCCGGGGCAGCTCTCTTGTGGTCTGCAGCTCCTCGTTCCAATCTCTGGTCTGAAGACAAATCGGCACAAAAAACCTTCAATCAGTACTGGAAAAAATGTTATCCATCATCCTGATGTACAGCGATGTTCAGCCGTGCCCACCTGTCCAGGTATGTGCTCCTCATAACCCAGGCGGGAGGTGTAGGCATCCTCAGCCCGAACACAGTCCATGGCGTGGTCTACCTGCGGAGCTGTCCAGCTGTATACCTGGAAAGGCGTGGCTATCCTCTCAAACGGATGTCTCTGGACCCTACAgcaaaaaacacaggaaacattaTAAAAAGAAGGGCTCACCTGGTATTTAAAGCCTGACAAAATGCTCCAACAGAGCCCTGTTACTAATGtaatcaaacagaaatgaatTAAACAATTACGTGtacatataaaataaacaaaagtcgTAGGCGAGATacaaaaaactaatattttGCATTagattagataaaaaaaaaaaacacataaaaaactataaaaaaaactataaaaagtTTTCTTGTTGGGCTTGAGGACTCTGACCTCCTGGTTTAATAAATTAGTGACTGAATGGATTAACTTAAGAATCATTGCAAAAATGAAGCTGTTCAAAGAGAAAGGTAACAATAGTAACGCAGATTATCTTTTGCACAGTAGAGCACGAGTGGGGAACAGAGTTGATGAGCACCAACAGTTTctaccttttcttttgcagggCAGTGAAGTTCTTCTTGAAGGCAGGGCTGATCTGGCTCAGGAGCTCCACCAGTGAATGGCTCAGGAAGCTGGGATTGGCTGGCTTGGGGTTAAAGGTGTAAGTAGTAGatctggaaaacaaacacacacacaaacaatataaTACACATTAATATGGCTTTTCTGTCACAAATAACAAACATTATGTCGCTGAAAAGATAGAGAAGGGAGGACAGAAGTCATTTGTTGCCATGACTGCCGAAGTCTTCTAACTGAAGAGTAAACCTAAATGATTAAAGAAGCCTGGACAGAAAGTGGTTCTCCTAGTGCCTAACTATAATCTACAAACACTTAAACATTAGAGAAATGTATAATGTCAGTGATCATGCTGTTAGAAACAACAAGAGAACCCTTCTACAAACACTGCAGCATCTTTCCCAATTCTACTTTCCAATTTAATCCAATTAGACCTCATTAATTTGACTGTTAAGTCTTCGGTGACATCCAAAACTCCTCTAAAATTAGGATCGGGAAACTATTAATACATCACAGCTTGTGCTTGCATCTCTGTCAGTGCTTCACTATCcttcatttaaattatttgcaCTTCTGATGAGCTAATCGTGGTTTGGCTGCTGCCAGATATCGTCACTTCTTGAATGGTGATGGAGCACTGAGAGTCACTCTTCTCTACTGACTGCCCAACACTTTGTGTGTAAACTACAGTATAAATCATGGGCTTATGGAGCTTAATGTGAGCACAGATACAAGGTTGAGATGTTGACTGACTGGTTGAGGTAGAAGCCGCGTGTAGAGGCAGTGAGGCTGACATGGCGctcctccacagtcacaatgTACAGGTACATGAGGTCGCCGTGCATCTTCCTGTTTCCAGGTGGAGGGTTCCAGCCGCTCATGGTCAGGACCTTCAGGCACTGCATGGGCTGTTGTGGGGGATGACAATGTTAAATAATTGATCTCTTATTTGATTTTGCATCCATTTTCCAAAAGCTATCGCTGCTTCTCACCTTCCAGTCCTTATTCTGTGGCTGGAGGGGCACCAGGGGGCGCTCTTTGCTGCCGGGCAGGATATGCTCTGGGGGGGTGCAGTCGATCTGCTCCAGCTCGTTgccctttttcttcctcttgccACTATCTGCAGTCACATAAAAACAAGCAAGGTCAACAGTCTGTGGCCCACCTGCATGTCGCAACATTCACGTATAAAACACTTCACACTAAAATTCATGCTCCAGATGGTGGAGCACGGCTGCACATGACGTCCGTACCTCCGAGGTCTCCGTCAGTGAAGatgctgaggaaggagagggagtTGCAGTCCACTCCGTTGTAGGCATCTGATGGGTCCAGACTTTTCAGCAGGTCTCTGATGTGACGCACATGGATGCGGGCCTCACGCACTGTGTAGggttctggaggagagagaaacaaaagaaattaaataccTCGCAGGCAGTGAGAGGTTTGAGAGGTAACATCTCAGGCAGGACACTTAAGCTACATGCCAGTAGAACCAGGCAAAAATAACAGATGGCGGACAAATCATTAAAGGTCAAATCAACAATGCCTTCTTGATTATGTGGCCATCTATCTGACGGGGAAAGGCTGACAATGTTACATTTATTGTGGCTGATGCTGAGAAACCTTGATCAGTTTCCACAGGTTGAACCTGCCTTCATTATTgctacatttgttttcacaCCATCTGGTTAGTCGATGACAGTTACACTGCACACCAACAAGGCTGAAGTGAAATGCAACACTTGCTGCTTTGTCCTCTCTGCCTGTCCGCTTTAGTTTCAGTATGTGAAGGTTACAGTCTGCAGCTGTATGTACATCCTCAACAGACAACCTTTAGaaatgcatttcatttaagGCACTACATTAAGTCTTTTGTATTGCTGTTACTTTTCCTCTTTGCTCCACCTGAGCGAGACAGACACGAGTGTGAACAAAAGCCTCAGACTCAGTCTCACCTTCCACCACTTTGAGCAGCGAGCCCTCCTGCAGGCCCTCGATGGACTTGAGCTCGGCAAAGTTGTCCAGCACATTTCCATCCAGCTGCAGGGAGAAGCAGGTGCGGTGGCAGGTGTCTTCACGGTCCATCAGCACCTGATGGATCTCCTGTACCATCTCCTGGGGAGAGACCTGATGTAGACGAGGAGGGCAGAGATGAAATGATGTACGCAAGTGCAGAATATGTGCATTTTAAGATACATCACCTGCTTTGGTTCAGCTGAAAACAGTGCttacatatttttcattttcacacttCAATCCAGTATCAGTTCCCATTTCATACGATTCACGTTTGCGGGTCTCAACATCGCTGTGTTGTGGCTTGAGATAAGCTTTTATACTCATGGACTATATTATGAAGGATTTTGCTCTGAAAAGTTAACATGGAGGTTATAATTTCTCTCCATCAAGATGGTATCAAAATATCAGCTTCAGTTCTTTCACGCAGTGTGTCGTCTGTCTGAACACCTGTCCTGCCCTCACCTGCAGGTCAAATGGCTCTGTTCCAGGTGCCTGGATCTTAACGGTGAAGCCTGTGTCCTGGATCACGATCACTTCCTGTTCGTTAGAATCCTCTCCTCCGTCCGCCTCGCTGTTCCCATCCTGCCTCGACTCTGCCTCCTCCGTGGGCCCGTGAGCCCCGTCACCGTTTACCATGGCTGTATCTGCACTGTGCCCTGCAACGGGAGAGACGCACAGGTCATCAGTCTACGTCTTGTGGTAGAGAATTTGACAACTCTGAACAAAGATAcaagcagaaaacaacaaccaCGATGTTTATGTGTTGGGGAGAAACATCTATCATCAGGGAGCACCACCTTCATATTgcattgtcctttaaggtcagtttggttattcggtttattcagtcatgaaaacaaagagtttgtttaggcataagaTTTTTATACCAAACAATTAATAATAGACCGAACGAATCAACAATTAAAGCAATCATTAGTCGCAGCCCTCCTTCAGACCGTCATCCATGAAAAGCAACTCATCCAGAGTGTGTTTTCATGCAGCAGAAAACAGAGACGCTGCCAGGCATCCAGGTCACAAACAAAGCACACAGACCCAGAGGCTGGATGACCTTATCGGTAATCTCATGAAATATTTATGAATGGTAGAACAGAGCCGACAAAGCTGTGCTACAGTATGCTAGTTGACGACGTGGATACATTCAAATACAATCAACAGCGTAAGGCCTCAAGACGTAACTTCCATCAATCGTCAACTACAAGAAACTAAAGCTGAAACAACAAACGACAGATCAAAAACGTTAAACAATAGGTAACCATTCATTCATCGCAGCTGATCTAAACAGAGGGTACCTATAATCCAACACCAACCTGCTGAAACAAACACCACTGCAACAAAGGAGAGAGTTTAGCCAGGAAGCCTTGAGGGTTTGATTCTAAAAAAATGTTCACAAGCAGGAATTATTGGTCTGACTGTGCCAAACATGAGTGAGCTAGTACCCGCTCACCAGCTGCCTGTACTCTGCACAGGACATTCAATCTCAGAGTGAACGTTACTCATTATCATTATAAAGTCAGCATGACATGACAAATCTGATGCAGCTGCGAGAGAATCCAAGAATGCGTTACATTTCACACCTATTCTAGAGTAACAGTAAaggtgagaagaaaaatgacGTGAATAAAAATGAGGCTCTGTGGTACATTAATTCAAAAGGAGCAGGGTCGAGTATGTGGATGTCAGACACCTGTTTTCTCTCACTGGGACACAACTGCTGCCAGCCAGCCAGCGTGTCCTTGCTCACTGTCAAGGGTAAACAGCGTCAGGGTTACTGAAGAGAAGGGGGCCAAGAGGGAAGGGAGGGGCTTTGTGACTGGATCGCGACCCCGGGTGGGAAGGAACGCACTGAAATGGTGGAGgagtgggagaggaagagagagagagggacgaCTGGTTGGCCGCCCTctgaacaacaaacacaacgGCTTCAGAGCAGATGCGCAAATTAATAATGTTACAAACCAGAAGACAAAGCTAAGGCTGTGTGTTAAGAGActgtttacagcagcagcacagccatGTTTCATTGCTTTCTAAGATCTGAGCTCTTTCTGTCTGAGGTTGTAGTCATTTTAATGATTACTTGATTATAAAAATACTTGGCAACCAAGTTTCATTTGACAAACTAGTCAACTTATGATTGTAGCTTACAATCATCATCAGGAGACCAAAAACCTGACTTTATCACTGTTAGCTCCagttttggtctctaccaactcctGAAGGAAGTATTTCACTCTTTAATTAAATGATCCactttgttcaccagctagttgttCAAGCTAACTGTGCTGGTTTGCTTTTTGGTGCCGAGCAGCTGGTGttcagtggggttttttttttatccttcacTGAAACAGCTGCCttctgcagtaaaaaaaaaaaaaaacccagagaaCAATGAGAAAGATGAAGCTGTGGCCAGGCAGCTACACTCGTATGAAGGCTCAATCGACTTGAATCGATCCAGGCGATAATTCTCTGAAGGTACATCACTGCAAGCGTgactctgacatcatcatcatcatcatcacatttgtgtcatttaaatattaattatAGTCACTTTAATGAGGAAGCGCACAACTGCCATGTTTGAGGGATCGTGCGATACTTGTCTCTCGTTcaacttctttcacaatgtgtGGAAGTGTTGCTTAATGAGAAACATTAGATGAGCTAGCTTTAGCTGGTAGCACTCACCACATCAGAGGAGCCTGAGTGCAAGGTGCAACAGGCACAGGGATTGATGAGGCAATCCAGCAGCCTGTGTGTTGCAAAACTGACCCGATTTGCCCAGCAGTGAAGAAAGTTCAGGCGGGAGTGGGGATGAGGAGAGAAGTGACGGGTGAAGCTGCAGTTGAACAGTAAACGGGACAAACCTTGTGTCTGCTATTGTTTAAAAGGGAAGAAGGAAgtagaaaataataaagagGCATTCCAGATTTTTTCCCGTGATGCATTTCCTCTGGAAATGAGATACGGTAGCAAGACACAAGAAAAAGGATGGTCTTACATAGATCTTATAGTCCTAGTTCAAACCAGGCAGGCCAGCTCGACTTTGTACcaaaaaacccccccactcTATCAGTAACTTTTGACTTGCATCAGAAACCACCAATAGTTAATAACTTCACTCTTTCAATCAAATCATTAAACTGTGAAATCAGAGATAGACAGACCAGAGGCAGACACAATGTAACACCAGAGGAAGctcaacacaaatgacccactAAACTTTTCTCTGAATCAAACTGTAAGCTCATTGTGAAGATTCACATGAGCCTCTTTCAGCTGATGTAATACTAAGAAATaaactcttgttttttttcaccttcgCTCCATTTCTTTTggtaacaacaacaaaataaatccaGCAGCCATCCATCCTTTCTGTGGCCCTTGACATGCGGACCCTGgctgctgccatggcaaccgtAACCAGCCAGACAACCCtgaaatcaacaacaacaacaacaacaacaacaacaacacgcaCGGTCCGTGTTTAATCATGTTTGCTGCACCACAAGGTGGCAACCTCCTGGTGGGCAGACAGACCCTGAGTCATGCATCCATCTGCATCATGGCAACAAAGACTGAATACAAGAGTCTGTTTGAGACTGATGTTATTAATGAATTACCAACGGCTCGCCAGCAATGAATGACAACTAAATTCCTCACCATCTGAAGTTTTATCATAAAATTTCCATTGAATTAAGCTCAGTTAGTCCATCGACATAAAATTAACAAATTTGACGATTGCTTGGTTAATTCTGGGTATTTATAAtcaaaaatgccaaatattcTCTAGTTTCAGCCTCTTGAATATGAGGATTTGATGCCTTTTTATATTTCACATCACTGTCAATTAAATATCTTTGAGTTTTCAAATGTTAGTCAAACAAAATTTAAATATCATACAATTGGGCTCAGACATTTTCTTAAGACTAAAAGataagacataaaacaaaattcTTCTGTGTTCCATTATATTACTGTGCAGTTTATTCTCATCAGACCTACATGACGTACTCAAAAGAGACTGTTTAAAATTGGTAACATGAAGATGTTCTTTCATATTAAAGGCGCTACAAGTTAAAAATGTTAGGAGCCattgcttttgctgctgctgatgacgAAGAAGACTTTGGTGAGGAAGACATCTGGCCAGTAGAGGAATAGTGCCAGGGTGTCAGTGATTCCCAGGATTAACCAGGTCACTGGTTTTAAGTCCCTTGAAACGCCTGATAGTGACTGTTGTCCTGATATGGCTGCTCTGCCATGTGCTGCTCGTATGTCCTGTTACAACTGCTGCAACCTTCATATCAGACATGTTCATGTCACAGGTCAACGGTTGCAGCCATTACTCATTTTCACTATCAATTCTGGGTTAAGCTAATGACCATTTGGGCCATGAATTGCCAATTAAAAGTACTAGATGATACCAACACTAAACATattaagttgtgttttttaatcacatcagacaaataaaagcagcaaagcaTAACAAccaagaagctggaaccagagagAATGTGGCAAGACATGCTAATCACTATTCTGTTAATTGACTAATCAATTAAAACAGCTATTTGTTTCAGCTCTTAAATGAAGCACCCACTACTCCATGTGAGCTTGACAGGACTCTCAGGTCAGATCATCATCCAGAAGAATAACCAGACAAATGAACATGCAATCAGCACAGCAGTTCACCCACAAAGCAGCACAACCTCATAAAGCAGTGAAGCCCACTCGACTGCGTTTTCCTATGAAATGACACAGGCAGAGACAATTCAAGGTCCCACATgtgtcacacactcacagacaggCTGCAGCAGTGACTTGTGGTGCTCTTTAAGTTGTGTAACATTAACTTCACCGGCTGACACTCCGCGTCTCTGTTTAATCTCCCCCTGCCGACAACACTCCGCAGCGAGCCGCCAATACTTCTCTTTTATCGGACAATATACTCACCAGCTTACACGTCTCTGATCGTGTATTATTAGCGTAACCTTCCCTCTCACTGTGCATGCACCATCATGACTTTTTCTACGACAGCCAGCTTCCGCTTCCCGGTCGAGCAGGGACGCTCGATCTAATGTTCcgcggcgggggggggggacgctTCACGGCGTTACCACCGACAGCCAGCCACTTCATCCGCCTCACATCTCTTAAAGTTATATTTTACACACATAAAACCAGGCAACAAATATTCATTAAAGCTTGTGCGACATACATCTCTTAAATAAATGTACGTATGTGTCTGACTCCCCCTGTATTCGTGTGAGCAGTGTGCAGCTCCACTGAAGGTGACCTTCAGTTCATTCCTATGACATGCTGTTACCGAACATGTGCGTCAATACGAGTTAGCATAACACAAGCTGCTGCATTTttttacagagacacacaatgTGCGACTCAGCCGGGCTatgtttttacttaaaaactTCCTTTTAAAGAGCCCATGCTGGCCTTCAGTGCATGACACGCCGGCAGTGACAGGAGCGCCTGCTTGCTAGTTAGCCCATTAGCCTGTGAGCCAGCTAACTAGCTGCGTACTCAATGAggaggctaatgttagcataccGGCTGTTTGGGTTAGCCTCTTTGGTTGTTGCAGTGTCAGGCTGGACTACATGCTAACAGCTATGACCCATGGATGTAAAAATGAATGTGATCATATGCAGGCTGCTTGCTTGCTAATTGGCAAGATTGAGTCAGTAAACATCCTCTCATTATAAACAGACAGCTAATTAGCAGACCATGCTAGGTGGACCCTCTAAACTTGGAAGATGCTACCAAGGAgatggcagaggaggaggaggggtgcaCCCTCTCAGACTAGCACCTTGGGTCTGAGGCAGTCGCATAACAAAGCATGGAGGTAAATGTCACCAGGATGCTttgcaaagacacacagacagctgaaacatttaacaaacacagtgaaaacagtTTTGCACATGGATGCGGGCTATATGAGGCTGTCTTGGTGCTGCATGTATAAACGATAGGTGTGATCAGTGTATTTATAATGTATGATAGCCGTTATGACAGCAGATATGAACCAGTCAGTCTGCTGCAGAGTCTTACCACAGCCGCAGGACTCCTTCAGACTCGTCTTGCTGGTTTCTTTGCTGTCCTGGGCTCCATCCCCGGCGTCATCCGCAAGATCAACCGGATTACAGTTAGGCACCGACGCCGGGATGTCATCTGTCTTGCTCACCATGGTCGGCAGTCAGTGTGGCAACACAAATCTCCCAGCAGCAGCGTTGCCTGAATATGTGAAGTCTgtaaaagaaatagaaaaaaaaattctgcttcTCCGGCTAACGCAGGCTAGCTGGCTACATGCGAAGGGGACAAGCTTACAAAAACAAGTCTACCGAGGAAGGACAGTGCTGTACATAGTGGGGATCACACGTGgttctctcctcccctcctcttgaCCTCTTTGCCTTTGCGTTGCACTTCCCCACCCACTATGCGTGGCGCTACGGAAAGCCACGTGCGACAAATCgggtttttttaaattttgtttaaCAAACGCCCCTTTTAATTATTTCTGTGGACATTAGATTTTCTTCTACACTAGAGGATACAATAGGAGCGATGTCTGAGAGGAAAGACAATGTATTATAATACTGTTACTGTTATAAACACCACAAACAAGACTGACTTGATATCTGACAGTTTGACCCAGATGTCATCAGCTCCTGTCAGATGTTTCAGTCCATTTTCAAGCAAAATGGTCAAACATCTGCTGGTTCCAGCCTTTAAATTTGAGGATTTGCAGCTTTTCCTTATAAATAATGACGAGTAtttgggttttagactgttggttggacaaaagaagctatttaaatatttcacattgGGCTCTTTGGAAAGCCAAAAGTGTTTCCACttttgggaaattgtgatgaccCTTTGTTATATTGTATAGACTAAACAAATTAATTGTTTAATCATGAAAACGATATGATTAATCGATAATAAAAATAGTTAGCCATGGTCAGATTAACCTGCTATGAGGCTCAAGAGCCCTCTGTTCCCTCTGCTCTTTGTGCCGTTTGTAGTTTTACTGTGCTGCAATATTAACTAACCCACAGGCATCAACTCACGCATGAGCACACTTTTAACTTATCTGTCTTTATTTTGGGGACAGTCAGATCCagctccaaaatattttaaccGTAACCTCATGAGAGTAAAATCCATGCCTCTTATCTGATAGGAAAGTGCCATGACactctgtacaaactcatttGTAACTCTGCTTCCTCTCTTCACC from Sparus aurata chromosome 2, fSpaAur1.1, whole genome shotgun sequence harbors:
- the cluha gene encoding clustered mitochondria protein homolog isoform X1, producing the protein MVSKTDDIPASVPNCNPVDLADDAGDGAQDSKETSKTSLKESCGCGHSADTAMVNGDGAHGPTEEAESRQDGNSEADGGEDSNEQEVIVIQDTGFTVKIQAPGTEPFDLQVSPQEMVQEIHQVLMDREDTCHRTCFSLQLDGNVLDNFAELKSIEGLQEGSLLKVVEEPYTVREARIHVRHIRDLLKSLDPSDAYNGVDCNSLSFLSIFTDGDLGDSGKRKKKGNELEQIDCTPPEHILPGSKERPLVPLQPQNKDWKPMQCLKVLTMSGWNPPPGNRKMHGDLMYLYIVTVEERHVSLTASTRGFYLNQSTTYTFNPKPANPSFLSHSLVELLSQISPAFKKNFTALQKKRVQRHPFERIATPFQVYSWTAPQVDHAMDCVRAEDAYTSRLGYEEHIPGQTRDWNEELQTTRELPRKNLPERLLRERAIFKVHSDFAAAATRGAMAVIDGNVMAINPGEETRMQMFIWNNIFFSLGFDVRDHYRELGGDAAAHAAPTNDLNGVRAYGAVDVEGLYTLGTVVVDYRGYRVTAQSIIPGILEREQEQSVIYGSIDFGKTVVSHSKYLELLEKTSRPLKVQRHNVLNEKDDKVELCSSVECKGIIGNDGRHYILDLLRTFPPDLNFLPVDGEELPPESQRQGFPRQHRHRLACLRQELIEAFVEHRYLLFMKMAALQLMQQKANKDTKTDTPAITETSDTPSESNADTTQTQTAPSDPPSVTEVSVDSTNQTDSNTSADSEAVKEGEENSAKPATNGPLDLTTTQNGECKNPLEGKELEESIPGLAQAKELAETLVGEDGSCIDPKSREVVLNACKAVGSISNTSFDIRFNPDIFSPGVRFPDDSADDVQKQKQLLKDAAAFLVSCQVPSLVKDCLDHSALPMDGATLTEALRQRGINIRYLGSVLEFVDKTPAKAQLEHFYRIGISELITRCAKHIFKTYLQGVELSALSAAVSHFLNCFLSSFPDAVAHLPPDELVSRRKNRKRRNRVPGGGDNTAWASLTPNELWKNIASEAQSYYHFTIQCDSADQVVEKYGLQKITLLREISVKTGIQILIKEYNFDSRHKPAFTEEDILNIFPVVKHVNPKASDAFHFFQSGQAKVQQGFLKEGCELINEALNLFNNVYGAMHVEICACLRLLARLNYIMGDHPEALSNQQKAVLMSERVLGIEHPNTIQEYMHLALYCFANGQLSTALKLLYRARYLMLMVTGEDHPEMALLDSNIGLVLHGVMEYDLSLRFLENALTINTKYHGPRSLKVALSHHLVARVYESKAEFRSALQHEKEGYTIYKNQMGEGHEKTKESSEYLKYLTQQAVALQRTMNEIYKNGSNASIMPLKFTAPSMASVLEQLNIINGIIFIPLSQKDLENLKAEVQRRQQLQELGKIEETTEDSRLELEDKIPID
- the cluha gene encoding clustered mitochondria protein homolog isoform X2, with product MVSKTDDIPASVPNCNPVDLADDAGDGAQDSKETSKTSLKESCGCGHSADTAMVNGDGAHGPTEEAESRQDGNSEADGGEDSNEQEVIVIQDTGFTVKIQAPGTEPFDLQVSPQEMVQEIHQVLMDREDTCHRTCFSLQLDGNVLDNFAELKSIEGLQEGSLLKVVEEPYTVREARIHVRHIRDLLKSLDPSDAYNGVDCNSLSFLSIFTDGDLGDSGKRKKKGNELEQIDCTPPEHILPGSKERPLVPLQPQNKDWKPMQCLKVLTMSGWNPPPGNRKMHGDLMYLYIVTVEERHVSLTASTRGFYLNQSTTYTFNPKPANPSFLSHSLVELLSQISPAFKKNFTALQKKRVQRHPFERIATPFQVYSWTAPQVDHAMDCVRAEDAYTSRLGYEEHIPGQTRDWNEELQTTRELPRKNLPERLLRERAIFKVHSDFAAAATRGAMAVIDGNVMAINPGEETRMQMFIWNNIFFSLGFDVRDHYRELGGDAAAHAAPTNDLNGVRAYGAVDVEGLYTLGTVVVDYRGYRVTAQSIIPGILEREQEQSVIYGSIDFGKTVVSHSKYLELLEKTSRPLKVQRHNVLNEKDDKVELCSSVECKGIIGNDGRHYILDLLRTFPPDLNFLPVDGEELPPESQRQGFPRQHRHRLACLRQELIEAFVEHRYLLFMKMAALQLMQQKANKDTKTDTPAITETSDTPSESNADTTQTQTAPSDPPSVTEVSVDSTNQTDSNTSADSEAVKEGEENSAKPATNGPLDLTTTQNGECKNPLEDPKSREVVLNACKAVGSISNTSFDIRFNPDIFSPGVRFPDDSADDVQKQKQLLKDAAAFLVSCQVPSLVKDCLDHSALPMDGATLTEALRQRGINIRYLGSVLEFVDKTPAKAQLEHFYRIGISELITRCAKHIFKTYLQGVELSALSAAVSHFLNCFLSSFPDAVAHLPPDELVSRRKNRKRRNRVPGGGDNTAWASLTPNELWKNIASEAQSYYHFTIQCDSADQVVEKYGLQKITLLREISVKTGIQILIKEYNFDSRHKPAFTEEDILNIFPVVKHVNPKASDAFHFFQSGQAKVQQGFLKEGCELINEALNLFNNVYGAMHVEICACLRLLARLNYIMGDHPEALSNQQKAVLMSERVLGIEHPNTIQEYMHLALYCFANGQLSTALKLLYRARYLMLMVTGEDHPEMALLDSNIGLVLHGVMEYDLSLRFLENALTINTKYHGPRSLKVALSHHLVARVYESKAEFRSALQHEKEGYTIYKNQMGEGHEKTKESSEYLKYLTQQAVALQRTMNEIYKNGSNASIMPLKFTAPSMASVLEQLNIINGIIFIPLSQKDLENLKAEVQRRQQLQELGKIEETTEDSRLELEDKIPID